The following proteins come from a genomic window of Thermoproteus sp.:
- a CDS encoding zinc ribbon domain-containing protein gives MSSGAREFRCSYCGAPLDVGPDSVVVVCRYCGKPNFVADDVKAGEVLAVPAIKGDEAARRALEAARRRLQLRFRLKRAVFGDPDLYYVPYYFVDLSLRAHYSARVLVTYTRTVYVGREARTEVVTREVSVAGDLDYRKVVPVLARRGVEGVATAELAERYLSTRPQAKRLDEIELSYRTSKAFLAAEFGGERAKAVALREAVEGLLEAVDRDAADRARRRVGHIAASANVLDRTVDFDVEKAEVSHLTYLPAWVVPYVYDGAQYAMALSGWDGSLLALTEPVFLEERAGALTAAAVAAGILGGIGGAVLPASYAVGLALIAAGALAGYYAARGATKSVEVKR, from the coding sequence ATGTCCTCCGGAGCTAGAGAGTTCCGGTGCTCCTACTGCGGCGCGCCGTTGGACGTAGGCCCCGACTCCGTCGTGGTGGTCTGTAGGTACTGCGGAAAGCCGAACTTCGTGGCCGACGACGTGAAGGCCGGGGAGGTCCTCGCCGTGCCGGCTATCAAAGGCGACGAGGCGGCGAGGAGGGCCTTGGAGGCCGCCAGGAGGAGGCTACAACTGCGCTTTAGGCTGAAGAGGGCCGTCTTCGGCGACCCGGACCTCTACTACGTGCCCTACTACTTCGTGGACCTCTCGCTCAGAGCCCACTACAGCGCGAGAGTCCTCGTGACCTACACGAGGACCGTCTATGTGGGCAGGGAGGCGCGCACTGAGGTGGTCACCAGAGAGGTCTCCGTCGCCGGGGATCTAGACTACAGGAAGGTGGTGCCCGTCCTGGCGAGGCGCGGCGTGGAGGGCGTGGCGACTGCGGAGCTCGCCGAGCGCTACCTCTCCACAAGGCCCCAGGCGAAGCGCCTAGACGAAATAGAGCTGAGCTACCGCACCTCTAAGGCCTTCCTCGCGGCTGAGTTCGGCGGGGAGAGAGCCAAGGCGGTGGCCCTTAGGGAGGCCGTTGAGGGCCTCTTGGAGGCAGTGGATAGAGACGCGGCCGATAGGGCCAGGAGGCGCGTGGGACATATAGCGGCCAGCGCCAACGTCCTAGATAGGACGGTGGACTTCGATGTGGAGAAGGCCGAAGTCTCGCATTTGACCTACCTACCCGCCTGGGTCGTCCCCTACGTCTACGACGGGGCTCAATACGCCATGGCGCTGTCGGGATGGGACGGCTCTCTGCTCGCTCTGACCGAGCCGGTCTTCTTGGAGGAGAGGGCCGGCGCGTTGACGGCCGCCGCGGTCGCCGCGGGCATATTGGGAGGCATAGGCGGAGCCGTGCTCCCGGCCAGCTACGCCGTCGGCTTGGCCCTAATCGCGGCGGGGGCCCTCGCGGGGTACTACGCGGCCAGAGGCGCCACCAAGAGCGTTGAAGTCAAGAGATGA
- a CDS encoding SPFH domain-containing protein translates to MPQVIEWVNPKEDEIIWRYPVEQIEWGAQLIVQEWQAAVFFRDGKAYDVFRAGRHTLTTLNLPLLMRVLSRIAGFERSPFVATVIFVSLKQFQLPFGGRAQTVELAPIQFYGTAWFRVEDPALFVTQVVGGQGVYTTEDLQKFLRGYFNEGLMAELSKQSIFTIYQSLEQASFVLKNSLDPYFKRLGLELIDLKFEGLDVTDPIWRDRLFYIRAAGVSPSEYLRMEAVEKAAAELGKSPGAAVGAGIAIIPPLFGGTPAGGGAATGGAPPGGGGAQPGGGSGGGGGTPPGTIVSTQLAQAQQGVVCPRCGYVNPPGAKFCINCGAQLPQEKICPKCGFRNPPNAKFCMNCGTPLP, encoded by the coding sequence ATGCCCCAAGTAATAGAGTGGGTAAACCCCAAGGAGGACGAAATCATCTGGCGGTACCCAGTCGAACAGATAGAGTGGGGCGCCCAGCTCATAGTGCAGGAGTGGCAAGCCGCCGTATTCTTCAGAGACGGGAAGGCCTACGACGTCTTCCGCGCCGGGAGGCATACCCTCACCACGCTAAACCTGCCCCTGCTCATGAGGGTATTGAGCCGTATTGCCGGCTTCGAGAGGTCCCCCTTCGTGGCGACGGTCATATTCGTGTCGTTGAAGCAGTTTCAACTGCCCTTCGGCGGGAGGGCCCAGACCGTCGAGCTGGCGCCAATACAATTCTACGGCACCGCTTGGTTCAGGGTGGAGGACCCGGCCCTATTCGTGACGCAGGTGGTGGGCGGGCAGGGGGTGTACACCACAGAGGACTTGCAGAAGTTCTTGAGGGGCTACTTCAACGAGGGCCTCATGGCCGAGCTATCTAAACAGTCCATATTCACGATATACCAGTCGTTAGAACAAGCGTCGTTCGTCCTCAAGAACTCCCTCGACCCCTACTTCAAGAGGCTGGGGCTGGAGTTGATAGACCTCAAGTTCGAAGGCCTCGACGTGACTGACCCCATATGGCGCGATAGGCTCTTCTACATAAGAGCCGCCGGCGTGAGCCCCTCGGAGTATCTACGCATGGAGGCGGTCGAGAAAGCGGCGGCCGAGCTGGGCAAAAGTCCCGGCGCGGCCGTGGGGGCCGGCATAGCCATAATACCGCCGCTCTTCGGAGGGACCCCCGCTGGGGGAGGCGCGGCAACCGGAGGGGCTCCGCCCGGGGGCGGCGGAGCGCAACCTGGAGGGGGTAGCGGGGGCGGTGGAGGGACCCCGCCGGGCACGATCGTCTCGACCCAGCTGGCCCAGGCGCAACAGGGCGTGGTCTGCCCCAGATGTGGCTACGTAAACCCGCCGGGCGCCAAGTTCTGCATTAACTGCGGCGCGCAGTTGCCCCAGGAGAAGATATGCCCCAAGTGCGGATTTAGGAATCCGCCCAACGCCAAATTCTGTATGAACTGCGGGACTCCGTTGCCGTGA
- a CDS encoding zinc ribbon domain-containing protein, whose amino-acid sequence MKVRCPYCGAEYEAPDGAAFTVCPYCGTVLKEGKTYEAVYIFEPRLDSPNAFKKALSFKPWASPRDLPTASPASAELHFVPLYLYYVYFSPLDELATYVAVSALRDPPFYIPKDYKFPARWRAPFKPSLERKAVFHQPQLRPEEAWAQASRRYDREARAYASAFKVPIEDRSRLEGLVYYPFWRLEYDYGGRRYSAVVDAAEGDVVYMEYPVSRRGRAGSALAAAALILGSVVIGAVAGAFALHPLWGMAGGAVGGVGGALRLLAFAVERKAVYRQDRAVELL is encoded by the coding sequence ATGAAGGTCCGTTGTCCCTACTGCGGCGCAGAGTACGAGGCGCCGGACGGCGCGGCCTTCACGGTCTGTCCCTACTGCGGGACCGTCCTGAAGGAGGGGAAGACCTACGAGGCCGTCTACATCTTCGAGCCGCGGCTAGACTCGCCTAACGCCTTCAAGAAAGCCCTCTCATTCAAGCCTTGGGCCTCTCCGAGAGACCTGCCAACGGCCAGCCCGGCCTCGGCGGAGCTCCATTTCGTCCCACTCTATCTATATTACGTCTACTTCTCGCCTCTCGACGAGCTGGCGACTTACGTCGCAGTCTCGGCGCTACGGGACCCTCCATTCTACATACCCAAGGACTACAAGTTCCCGGCCCGCTGGAGGGCCCCCTTTAAGCCGAGCCTCGAGAGGAAGGCGGTATTCCACCAGCCCCAATTGAGGCCGGAGGAGGCGTGGGCCCAAGCCTCTAGGAGGTACGACCGGGAGGCCAGGGCGTACGCCTCTGCGTTTAAAGTGCCCATAGAGGATAGGAGCCGCCTCGAGGGCCTCGTCTACTACCCCTTCTGGAGGCTGGAATACGACTATGGGGGCAGGAGGTATTCTGCGGTGGTGGACGCAGCTGAGGGCGACGTGGTCTATATGGAATATCCAGTCTCGCGGAGGGGCAGGGCGGGATCGGCGTTGGCCGCCGCGGCTTTAATATTGGGGTCGGTCGTGATCGGGGCCGTAGCCGGCGCCTTCGCCCTCCATCCGCTTTGGGGGATGGCCGGAGGGGCCGTTGGGGGTGTTGGAGGGGCCTTGAGGCTTTTGGCCTTCGCGGTGGAGCGAAAGGCCGTCTATAGACAAGACAGAGCCGTGGAGCTCCTCTAG